The segment CGAACGTACGCTCGGCAGCCCACGACCCGGCCGCCGACCCGATCGCGCCGCCGATCAGCAGCGCCAGCACGGCGAGTGCCCAGGCCAGCGGCCGCCCGGCCGGTAGCCGGAAACGCTGCCGGATCCCGCTGCCGAGCAGATGCCACATCTCGGCCCGGGCCGGCCGCTGCTGGCCCGGCTCGGCCATCTCCAGCAGCGTGGTGACGATCTCGCGCCCGTGCCGGCGCCGGTAGCCGGGCGGATAGGCCCGCAGCAGCCGCTTGTAGGTCCGCTCGAGCGCGGGGTCGGTCTGCGGCCAGTCACTGGTGGTCATCAACACTCTCCCGGATAGGCGAAGGACAGCCCCGGCACGATGCCCGGCCGCTGCCGCAGTTGTTCCTCGGCGGCTGCCGCCCGTTTGCGCAGCCGGTCGATCTCCACGTTCAGCGCCCCCGCGCCGCTGTCGCTGAGCCGGTAGTAGCGGCGCAGCCGGCCCTCGACGGCCTCCTCCCGGTCCACCAGGATCAGCTTCTCCTCGGCGAGACGATCCAGCGCGCCGTACAGGGTCCCGGGCTTCAACCGCACGTCCCCGGCGGACAGGTCCAGCACGGACTGGACGATGCCGTACCCGTGCAACGGCTGCGCGGCCAGCGCCGCCAGGATCAGAAACGTCGGCTCCTGCATCAGCCGGTCACCGCCTCGGTCTCGGCCGCCGGCGCCGTCCAGCCGGGTGCGGCGACCATCAGGACGAGGCCCGTTCCGAGCAGGGCCAGGTTGAGCCAGGCCGGCCCGAACGGCCAGTACGGTCCCGGCGTGAGCGCACTGTGCACGGTGAACACCGCGGTCTCGCTGCCGGCCTCGCGGAAGGCGCGCAGCACATTGCCGTAGAACGCGGTCGCCGGAACAGCCAGTGCGAGCCCGGCCAGGACCGTCACCGCAGCAGCACTGCGGGCACGGCCCGGGCTGGTGCGCCGCATCCGGCGCAGCAGCGCGGCCGCGACCAGCCAGCCACCGGCCATCCCGGCCAGGCCGCCCAGCACGATCAGCGGCAGCAGACTGGCGTTACCGGCCGTCCGCGTCGCGGTGTCGACCAGCGTGAACTGGTCGCTGCCCTGGCTGTGGACCTGCAGGATCACGCCGTCGCGTTCCGCGGTGAACGAGCTGATCGCGAACGTGACGGTCGTCGCGGCACCGGTCTCGTCGACCGATGTACCGGTCTGCGGCCTGCTGTCGACCGCACCGACCTGCCAGCCGCCGGCGGCCAGACGCTGCCGGGCCGCCTCGGCATCCCACTGTCGCCGCTGTTCGACGAGGGTGCTCCAACTGACCGGGTTCGTGAACCAGGGAGTCGGATTGCCGTCGGCCAGCGCGGGATCCGCGCCCAACCCGCCGGCCACCTGCTCGTGCAGCACCCAGCCCGCGTCCGCATCCGGCGCGTCGGCGAACGTCTGCTCAGCCACCCACGAACCCGCGGCGGCCCCGAGCCCGCCGCCGATCAGCAGTGCCAGCACGACGGCCACCCAGGCGAGCGGCCGCCCGGCCGGCAGCCGAAACCGATGTCGCACCCCGGACGCCGCCAGATGCCAGACCTCACCCATTCCGGGCCGCCGCTGCCCCGGCTCGGCCATTTCCAGGAGCGTGGTGACGAACGCGGCCCCGTGCTCCCGCCGAAACGATCCCGGATAGACCCTGAGTAGGCGGCGGTAGGCCCGCTCCAGCCGAGGATCAACCCGCGGCCACTCAGCCGCCGTCATGCCCGCCCCCGCGGTGAAAGCTCTCGATGCATGGCCGAGACAGTACGCCCGACGCTATATATCGTCAACCGACCTATCCGGTCGGGTACTGCTTTCGGGACATCGATGAGGCCAAGATGGCTCCATGGTCGACACGGTTGAGCGCCCGCAGGTCTTCCTGAGCTACGCCGCAGCCAACCAGCAATACGCGACCAGGTTGTTCGACAGCCTGGGCCGGCTTCTGGGACCCGATTCGGTGTGGATCGACACCATGGTCGGCTCAGCGGATCGGTGGGAGCCGGCGACAGTGGAGGCGCTGCGGGCTGCCGATGTGCTCGTCGTTCTGCTGAGTCGTGACGATCGCGACTACTCCTTGTCAGACAGTCAGCGAACCGAGTTGGCTGCAGCGCACGATCTGGGTCGCGACGTGCTTCTCATCCTGGTTGAGCCCCCGCCCGGACCAGCACCGATGGCGCAGGATGTCACGAGCTACCCGACGCAGATTCTTCGCGATGCCTTCTGGGACGACGACGCCCGGACGATCGCCTCGGAGATCAACGCACGGGCCACGTCGGCACCGCCCATCCGGCCCGACATGCCGGCACCGGACATGTTCTTCGTCGGGCGCCAGGAGATCCTGGCCCAGGTCGTGGCCGCGCTGACGGGAACGAGCGGCGAACGCACCCCGATCGTGGTGATCACCGGACCACCCGGCATCGGCAAGACCTCGGTGGCAAGGGTCGCGGCCGAGCGGGTTGCCACCGCTTTCCCGGACGGTTCGATCTTCGTCAGCCTCCGTAACTTCACCAGCACCGAGACGGTGCTCGAGACACTCCTTCGACACATGGGCGTCGACCCGAAGGAGATGCCGGACAGCCTTCCGGGTCGCCAACATCTGTACCGGTCATTGCTGTCCGGCAAGCGGCTGCTGGTCCTGCTGGACGATGTCGAGTCCTCGGCGGACCTGCGGTCGTTGCTGCCTCCCCGATCCCGGTCCGCCGTGTTGATCACGACGCAGTCCTGGTCGGAGGGAGGCTTTCCGGCCGGCGAAGTCACCACGTTCGAGCTCAGCGGCCTGCCCATCAGGGACGGCCTGAAAGTCCTGCGCCATTCCGCCGGACCGGACGTCGTCGACGCCGACCTTGCGAGTGCTGACCGGCTCGTTCAGGCAGTGGACGGATCACCGCTGGCTCTCCGGCTCGTGGCGTCTCAGGCCCGCACCCGCGGGCTGACGTCCCTGGGCCCGCTGGCGACCACCCTGGAAGGGGCCGAGCGCGGTGAAGCAGCCGCACGACTGCTGCTCGACCGCGCCTACGAAGCGCTCTCCCCGGAGCAGCGCAGGCTCTTCCGACGGCTCGCCGTGCTGCCGACACCACACTTCGAGGCCGGGCTCGCCGCTGCGCTTCTGGACACCGACCCCGCCGGCGTCGCCGAGCACCTGCAGCCGCTCGCCGCCGCATCCCTGATCGACACCACCACGCCGGGCTCCTACGAACTCAGCGACCTGACCTATCGCTTCGCAGCCGCGCAACTGGACGCCGACGAGACCACCCAGGACCGCAGCGCCGCCTTCGACCGGGCGATCCGCTGGATGTCGGTCCGAACGGCCTTCAGCCCGGAGATGCCGATCACCCGGGACTATTGGACCGCTGACGACACGCTCGGCTATTCGCCGTACGCGGATGCTATTGCCGCCTTTGTGCGGCATCGCGGCACGCGGCCGCCGCTGACGATCGGGGTGACCGCGCCCTGGGGTGCCGGTAAGACCTCGCTGATGCGCATGGTGCAGGAACGCCTCGATCCGCGTGCTGATCGGGAGCGCTGGACGCCCGCCCAACTGCGGCTGACCGCCGAGGCCCGCAAGCTGCTGCGGGCCCGCACCGACCGGCTGACCAACAGCGAGCTGCTGCACCGCACCGCCGAGCCGCCGATCGAGGCCGACGCCCGCGATCTCGATGTGGAGCCGCCGCAGACCGCCGACAGTTGGCGGCCGACGGTCTGGTTCAACCCGTGGATGTACCAGAACGGCGAGCAGATCTGGGCCGGCCTCGCCTACGAGATCATCACCCAGGTCACCGGCCGGCTCACGACCGCTGACCGGGAGCGGTTCTGGCTTGCCCTGAACCTGCGCCGCATCGACCGCCAGGTCCTGCGGCGCCGGATCTACCGTCAGCTGGTCGACCGTTTCCTGCCGTGGCTGCTGTGGCTCGCCCTGGCCGTCGTCCTGGCCACCGCCGGCCTGTTCCTCGCGGTCGTGCTGCCGACGATCGCCGGCTACCTGCGCATCGGCGCTGCCGGGCTGATGTCGCTGGCCGGTGTCACGTTCAGCATCGGCGCGCTCGTCGCCACCCTCAAGTTCCTGGGCGCCAAGGCGGCCGGCTCCTTCGGCCCGCTGCTGCGCGTCCCGGACCCGGTCAAGACCGCCGTCGACCAGTCCGGCACCGAACTCAAGGGCGCCTACACCGACCTGTTCCCGGACCCGGCCTACGACCGGCGCCTCGGCTTCCTGCACCTCGTGCAGACCGACATGCGCCGCGTCCTGGACCTGATCGCCACCCAGGAACGCCCGCTGGTCGTGTTCGTCGACGACCTGGACCGCTGCTCACCGGGTGCCGTCGTGCAGGTCATCGAGGCGATCAACCTGTTCCTGGCGGGGGAGTTCCCGAACTGCGTGTTCGTCGTCGCGATGGAACCGGCGGTCGTGGCCGCCCACGTCGAGTCCGTCTACAAGGACCTGGCCAAGCATCCGGAGGTCAGCCGTTCCACGGCCGAGGGCGCCACGCTCGGCTGGCGGTTCCTGGAGAAGATCGTGCAGCTGCCGCTCAACCTGCCGCCGCCGGACCCGGCCCGGCAGACCCGCGGCTACCTCGATTCGCTGCTCGAGCGGCCCACATCTGCGGTGACCACGCCGGCCGACCCGGCTCCGCCGTCGGCCACCACCACGACGGCACCGGCGCCGGCGGCGACATCAGATCCGGCGGTGACGAGAACAGCCGCAGCCACACCGGCACCCGTGACCGCGCCGGCCACACCGGACCGGGCCGCGCTGGTCCGGACCTTGGAAGCGGCGATCCGGCGGCGCAACCCGACGACCGGGTCGCTGGCGGAGGTGGCTCTGCAGGCGCAGCGGGAAGTGTTGCCCGGCTCGCCGGAGACGGTTCTGCCGGAGACGTCGGAGGCCGCCAACCGGGTGCTGGTCGAGTTGTACAGCGACAGCGAGGCCCGTACCGCGATTCTGGCCGGCGTGCCCGGCCTGGCCTCGGACAACCCGCGGGAGATCAAGCGGTTCGTCAATCTGTTCCGGTTCTACAGCTTCATCGCCCAGCAGCACCGGCTGCAGGGGCTGTCCCCGGCCGGCGGGGCCGAGATCGCCAAGCTGTGTGTGCTGGCGATCCGCTGGCCGAACCTGCTCGCCCTGTTCGGCCGGCCCGGCGACCACGCCGAGCCCACCAACCTCGGCCACCTGGAGAGTTCCGTCCGGGACGGGGACGCCAACGCCTGGCGCAACGGGCTGCGCCGCGTCGGTCTGCTGGTCCAGGACCAGCAGGTCCAGACCAACCCGGCGTGGGCCGAGGAGCTGCGGCGTTTCCTGAGCACCGAGCCGCGCATCGCCGACCTGGCCGACCGGATGCTGTAAATCGGTTGCCGCGGCGCAACCGGCGAGGCAGGGTTGTCGAGGATCTGCTGCCGGCCCGAGGAGTGCATGCCCCGATGTGAGAGCGACCCGACCCTGCCCAGCGCCGTTCGACCGGCGCTTCCCTGTCGGTGTCCCGCTTCGGAGGCCTCGTTGCAACCTCGTCACTCTCACCTCAAGGCCGTCGGTCTCGGCCGCGCCCACGACGGTGACCTGCTGTTCTCCGGGTTCGACCTGGTGCTGGGCGCCGGCGACCGGATCGGGGTGGTCGGTCCCAACGGCGCCGGCAAGACCACCCTGCTGAGGGTTCTGGCCGGCGAGCTCAAACCCACCGCCGGCAGTGTGACCGTGTCGCCGGGAGCGCACGTGGAACACGTACCCCAGCAGATGCCCGACCTCGACGGCAGCGTCGGCGCGTTCCTGGCCGGTGGGCTCGGTGAGCTCGCGCAGGTCATCGCGCGGATGCGCGATCTGGAGGGGCGGCTCGCGGCCGGTGAGGACGTGCTGGCCGAGTTCGGTGTGGTGCAGGAACGCTGGACCGCGCTGCAGGGCTGGACCGCCGAGGCCCGGATCACCGAGATCCGCCAGCGCCTGGACATCGGGCACCTGCCCGGCGAGCTGCCGGTGGCCGCGGTCAGCGGTGGCGAGCAGGCCCGGCTGCTGCTGGCCCGGGCGCTGCTCGGCGCCGCCGACAACAGCGGGCCGGATCTGCTGCTGCTCGACGAGCCGACCAACCACCTGGACGCCGAGGGCGCGGCCTGGCTGCGGCAATGGCTGCACGACTTCCCGGGCGGGGTGCTCGCGGTCAGCCACGACCGGGCGTTCCTGGACGAGTTCGCGACCCGGATCATCGAGCTGGACGGCATCGACGAGCAGCCCCAGGACTATCCGGGCGGCGGTTACACCGCCTACCGCGCCGAGAAACAGCGCCGCTGGGAGCGGCTGCTACTCGATTACGAGGCGCAGGAGAAGGACCGGTTGCGGTGGGAAGCCGACATCGAGAAGACCAAGGGGTACGCGGCCGGCGTCGAGAACACCGTGCGATCCGGCGCCGAGGCCCCGCACCTGCGCCGGGTGGCCCGTCTGGTGGCGCGCAAGGCGAAGGTCCGTGAGCGGCGGCTGCGCCGGCAGATGGCGTCGGTGAAGTGGATCGCGCAGCCGCGGACCCGCCCGCCGCTGACCCTGGCGTTCCCGGGCGACGACGCCGAGGACCGCGAGATCGTGCTGAAGGTCCGGGATCTGACGGTCGCCTTCGACACCCGCACCCTGCTCGATCACCTCGACCTGGACGTCACGCGTGGCGACCGGATCGTCATCACGGGGCGTAACGGTTCTGGCAAGACCACGCTGTTGCGGGCGCTCGCGGAGCGTCATCCCGAGGCGGCGGTGCTGCCGCAGTCCGACGCCGGGTTACGGGATGCCACCAGCATGCTGGACTTCTTCCGGGCCCGGGTGCCGGTCTACGTCGACGACGCCGAGCGGTTGCTGGCCGGGCACCAGTTCGAGCCGAAGCAGTGGAGCGCCCCGGTGCGCGACCTGTCCGCCGGGGAGCTGCGGCGGCTGCTGCTGGCCGTGGTCGTCAACAGCCCGTCGCGGGTGCTGCTGCTCGACGAGCCGACCAACTACCTGGACTTCGAGGCGCTGGACGTGGTCGAGGAGGCGCTCCGGCGCTACAGGGGGACGCTGCTGTTCGTCAGCCACGACCGGTATTTCGCCGATGCGGTGGGCCACACCCGGCACTGGCATGTCGCAGACGGACAAGTGATCGAAAACTGAGAAACTGGCGACATGTCCCTGCTTCCACACGTCGCCCGCGAGCTGGCCGCCGGCGGTTCGGCGGAACAGTTCACCGAGGCGTGGCTGGCGAACCGGCGGCTTTCCGAGCACACCCGGGCGGCGTACCGGCGTGATGTGCAGTCGTGGCTGGCCTGGTGCGCGCAGCGGCAGGTCGATCCGCTGCGGGCGTCGTTTCTGGACGTGAACGCGTACGCCCGCGGTTTGGAGGCCCGGCCGCTGGCCCCGGCGTCGGTGGCCCGCAAGCTGTCCGGCGTCTCCAGTTGGTACGACTTCCTGGTCAAACTGCAGGCCGTCACCGCGAACCCGGTGGTCGCCGCCGACCGGCCGTACGTGTCCCGCGACCATTCCTCGACGGTCGGGCTGACCCCGGCCGAGGTCGACGACCTGCTGGCCGCCGCGCAACGGGCCACCGGTCCGGCCGCGGTCCGCAACAACGCCATGCTGATCCTGCTGGCCGACCTGGGTCTGCGCGTCGGTGAGCTGGTCAGCCTGGACATGGCCGACGTGGGGTGGGAGCGCGGGCACCGTACCGTGCGGTTCGTCGGCAAGGGCGGCCGTCCGCGGCGCCGGGCCCTGACCCCTGGCGCAGCCGCGGCCCTGGACGAATATCTGCGGGTGCGCGGCGTGAACGAGGGGCCGCTGTTCCTGACCGCGACCGGTGGACGCACCGACCGGCATGCGATCTTCCGGCTGGTCCGGCGGCTGGCGCGCGAGGCCGGCATCGACGCCGCCGACCGGTTGTCGCCGCACTCGCTGCGGCACTCGTTCGCCACCACCGCCCGCGCCGAGGGTGTGCCGCTGGAAGACGTGCAGGACGCCATGGGGCACGCCGATCCGCGCACCACACGCCGTTACGACCGTGACCGTCACAACCTGGACCGTGACCCGGCGTACACGATCGCGGCGGCCCGTGCCCGGCGTAACAGCGCCTGATCCGTCCCCCTATGCTCACAGGCTGGCTAGGGAAAGCGGGCACAGTGGCTACGGAAATGACCATCGTCGAAGCGGTGATCCTCGGGGCGGTCGAGGGCATCACCGAGTTCCTCCCGGTGTCCAGCACCGGTCACCTGACGATCCTGGAGAAGCTGTTCGGGCACACCATCGACGACCCGGACATCACCGCGTTCACGGTGATCATCCAGTCGGGTGCGGTTCTGGCCACCATCCTGTTCCTGCGCCACGACATCGCCCGGGTGGTGCCGGCGTTCTTCCGCGGCCTGTTCGACAAGGGCCTGCGTGATCACCCCGACTTCAAGTTCGGCTGGGCGGTGCTGCTCGGCTCGATGCCGATCGTGTTCGCCGCGCTGCTGTTCAAGGATCAGATCGAGACGACGCTGCGCAGCCTGTGGTTCGTGGCCGGCGCGCTGATCCTCTGGAGTGGTGTGATGGCGTTCGCCGACCACGCCGCCACCCAGGTCCGTCACGAGAAGGACGTGACCTGGAAGGACACCATCGTCATCGGCGTCGTGCAGTGCATGGCGCTGATCCCGGGCATCTCCCGCTCGGGCGCCACCATGTCGGCCGGTCTGCTGCGCGACTTCGACCGGGTGACCGTCACCAAGCTGTCGTTCTTCCTGTCCATCCCGGCACTGACCGGCGCCTCGCTGCTGCAGGGCATCGGCGAGGCCGACCGGATCGCCAACGGGGTCGGCTGGGTCAACACCGCCGTGGCCACGGTGGTCAGTTTCGTGGTCGCCTACGCGTCGGTGAACTGGCTGCTCAAGTTCGTGGCGAAGCACTCGTACAGCATCTTCATCTATTACCGGCTGGCGCTGGGCACGCTGCTGCTGGTCCTGCTGGCGACCAACACGATCGAGGCCAAGTGACCGATCCCGCGGAACGAGCGCTCGCCTTTGTGCGGGCGCTTTTTCCGTCTCCGGGCGGGTTTCCGCCGGGAGTCGCGGTGACGGTCAACTTCCATCCGGACCGGCTGGTCGCCGACGGCCGCACGGTCGCACAATGCCTGGCTGACGACGGCGTGTACCGCAGCCAGTTCGAGACCCGGATCTCCAACGGCGGGCTGACCGCCTATCCGGTCGGGGACCGCGACCGGTGGGAGCACCGGATGTTCGGCGGCGCCTACACCGGCACGGCGGCCACGTTCGGGGCGCTCTGGCAGGCGTTGTCGGAGCAGGTCGCGCGTACCGGGACGGCCCTCGGCGTCAGCGCCGCCTCGCCGCAGGCCTGGATCGAGGCGCTGGCCACCCGCCGCGCCGCCGGCCGCATCGGC is part of the Actinoplanes sp. NBC_00393 genome and harbors:
- a CDS encoding ABC-F family ATP-binding cassette domain-containing protein is translated as MQPRHSHLKAVGLGRAHDGDLLFSGFDLVLGAGDRIGVVGPNGAGKTTLLRVLAGELKPTAGSVTVSPGAHVEHVPQQMPDLDGSVGAFLAGGLGELAQVIARMRDLEGRLAAGEDVLAEFGVVQERWTALQGWTAEARITEIRQRLDIGHLPGELPVAAVSGGEQARLLLARALLGAADNSGPDLLLLDEPTNHLDAEGAAWLRQWLHDFPGGVLAVSHDRAFLDEFATRIIELDGIDEQPQDYPGGGYTAYRAEKQRRWERLLLDYEAQEKDRLRWEADIEKTKGYAAGVENTVRSGAEAPHLRRVARLVARKAKVRERRLRRQMASVKWIAQPRTRPPLTLAFPGDDAEDREIVLKVRDLTVAFDTRTLLDHLDLDVTRGDRIVITGRNGSGKTTLLRALAERHPEAAVLPQSDAGLRDATSMLDFFRARVPVYVDDAERLLAGHQFEPKQWSAPVRDLSAGELRRLLLAVVVNSPSRVLLLDEPTNYLDFEALDVVEEALRRYRGTLLFVSHDRYFADAVGHTRHWHVADGQVIEN
- a CDS encoding undecaprenyl-diphosphate phosphatase, which translates into the protein MTIVEAVILGAVEGITEFLPVSSTGHLTILEKLFGHTIDDPDITAFTVIIQSGAVLATILFLRHDIARVVPAFFRGLFDKGLRDHPDFKFGWAVLLGSMPIVFAALLFKDQIETTLRSLWFVAGALILWSGVMAFADHAATQVRHEKDVTWKDTIVIGVVQCMALIPGISRSGATMSAGLLRDFDRVTVTKLSFFLSIPALTGASLLQGIGEADRIANGVGWVNTAVATVVSFVVAYASVNWLLKFVAKHSYSIFIYYRLALGTLLLVLLATNTIEAK
- a CDS encoding PadR family transcriptional regulator, which produces MQEPTFLILAALAAQPLHGYGIVQSVLDLSAGDVRLKPGTLYGALDRLAEEKLILVDREEAVEGRLRRYYRLSDSGAGALNVEIDRLRKRAAAAEEQLRQRPGIVPGLSFAYPGEC
- a CDS encoding tyrosine-type recombinase/integrase, which gives rise to MSLLPHVARELAAGGSAEQFTEAWLANRRLSEHTRAAYRRDVQSWLAWCAQRQVDPLRASFLDVNAYARGLEARPLAPASVARKLSGVSSWYDFLVKLQAVTANPVVAADRPYVSRDHSSTVGLTPAEVDDLLAAAQRATGPAAVRNNAMLILLADLGLRVGELVSLDMADVGWERGHRTVRFVGKGGRPRRRALTPGAAAALDEYLRVRGVNEGPLFLTATGGRTDRHAIFRLVRRLAREAGIDAADRLSPHSLRHSFATTARAEGVPLEDVQDAMGHADPRTTRRYDRDRHNLDRDPAYTIAAARARRNSA
- a CDS encoding DUF3626 domain-containing protein encodes the protein MTVNFHPDRLVADGRTVAQCLADDGVYRSQFETRISNGGLTAYPVGDRDRWEHRMFGGAYTGTAATFGALWQALSEQVARTGTALGVSAASPQAWIEALATRRAAGRIGRALDDYVEAQIHGGLTVSRHVAAVVADRYRTPILDAAVIGRAARDVVRAPHEWSRFDDPLQLIKYLWHILVLRGEPREPAHDH
- a CDS encoding P-loop NTPase fold protein, with protein sequence MVDTVERPQVFLSYAAANQQYATRLFDSLGRLLGPDSVWIDTMVGSADRWEPATVEALRAADVLVVLLSRDDRDYSLSDSQRTELAAAHDLGRDVLLILVEPPPGPAPMAQDVTSYPTQILRDAFWDDDARTIASEINARATSAPPIRPDMPAPDMFFVGRQEILAQVVAALTGTSGERTPIVVITGPPGIGKTSVARVAAERVATAFPDGSIFVSLRNFTSTETVLETLLRHMGVDPKEMPDSLPGRQHLYRSLLSGKRLLVLLDDVESSADLRSLLPPRSRSAVLITTQSWSEGGFPAGEVTTFELSGLPIRDGLKVLRHSAGPDVVDADLASADRLVQAVDGSPLALRLVASQARTRGLTSLGPLATTLEGAERGEAAARLLLDRAYEALSPEQRRLFRRLAVLPTPHFEAGLAAALLDTDPAGVAEHLQPLAAASLIDTTTPGSYELSDLTYRFAAAQLDADETTQDRSAAFDRAIRWMSVRTAFSPEMPITRDYWTADDTLGYSPYADAIAAFVRHRGTRPPLTIGVTAPWGAGKTSLMRMVQERLDPRADRERWTPAQLRLTAEARKLLRARTDRLTNSELLHRTAEPPIEADARDLDVEPPQTADSWRPTVWFNPWMYQNGEQIWAGLAYEIITQVTGRLTTADRERFWLALNLRRIDRQVLRRRIYRQLVDRFLPWLLWLALAVVLATAGLFLAVVLPTIAGYLRIGAAGLMSLAGVTFSIGALVATLKFLGAKAAGSFGPLLRVPDPVKTAVDQSGTELKGAYTDLFPDPAYDRRLGFLHLVQTDMRRVLDLIATQERPLVVFVDDLDRCSPGAVVQVIEAINLFLAGEFPNCVFVVAMEPAVVAAHVESVYKDLAKHPEVSRSTAEGATLGWRFLEKIVQLPLNLPPPDPARQTRGYLDSLLERPTSAVTTPADPAPPSATTTTAPAPAATSDPAVTRTAAATPAPVTAPATPDRAALVRTLEAAIRRRNPTTGSLAEVALQAQREVLPGSPETVLPETSEAANRVLVELYSDSEARTAILAGVPGLASDNPREIKRFVNLFRFYSFIAQQHRLQGLSPAGGAEIAKLCVLAIRWPNLLALFGRPGDHAEPTNLGHLESSVRDGDANAWRNGLRRVGLLVQDQQVQTNPAWAEELRRFLSTEPRIADLADRML